The Drosophila sulfurigaster albostrigata strain 15112-1811.04 chromosome 3, ASM2355843v2, whole genome shotgun sequence genomic sequence tgaaTTTCACATACATCAAATATGTACATTAATGCCAATGAATTAAGCGCTGGAATCGAAAATATCATTTGCGTTATTGTAGCCGTGTTTTTTCTTGAGTTTgagaaatataattacaaattatttgattcgatttgtatgtatgttaagtatgtttttgttgattCACTTTCtatgcatttgctgctgctgatgctgttgtggttgttgttgcggtggctgcgctgtcgttgtcgttgatgTTGTCGTATAGCAGCGACTTGTGCTTCTCCAACATCAGTTTGCCGGCACCTCACGTGGAGAGTTCAGGGAATTGTTCAGCTCACTGGGTTCCGTGCACTTCCACAGTCCATACGTTTTACCCACTGTTGTTTGCCACAGTCGCAGCGTGCCATCCTCGGAGCCACTGGCGTATAACTCGCCATCCGGACTGAATTTCACCGAATGCACGGGTCCAAAGTGACCCTTGAAGGATTCtgtaaaacaaatcaaagtcAATTTAATTCGTTGTGCATCTTAAGTGAACTCCCAATTGCTTACCAATTTCGTTGCCTGTAATGTAGTcgaatttatacattttaaagtcCTCGCCGCCACAAACGAATACGTGTTTGTCAGGATGCAAACTAGCCGACGCCACATTCGTTGGCACTTTCACCTCCTTGAGCTTCTTCAGCGTATCGATCTCCCAGAAACTAATCGTCGAGCCATGCGTTATGGTCAGCACATGATTGTCGCGTGAGATCTCCAAACTGTTCGGATTGCTCTGGAACTGCAGTCGTTGCACTTCAATGCCGGTCATGCGATCCCACAAACGCACCGTCTTATCATCGGCTGCCGAGATTATGCACTTGTCGTCGCGGCAGAAGAGCGCACGCTTTATGGCACCCGCATGTCCGCCATACAATTCTGGCTCGGCATCGGGTTGCTCCAGGTTGAAGACACGCACCAGTTTCTCGTTGCTGCCGGTGACAATGTTCTCCGAACTGTTGTCGAATGCCACGCTCTTCACAATGTGCTTGTGCTGAAAACTGTGAATCTCGGCGCCACTAACTGCATTCCACACCTTGCCCGTGAAGTCGGCAGCGCCGGAGGCGGCCAGTGTGGCACTGCGATTGAGTGCAACGCCCCACACGGCACCCTTGTGTCCTTCAAAGGTGCCCACCCAATCGCCGGTATCGCCGTGACGCAACATTGGGCTGCCATCTGCGAAAGAATACGAGAAACTTCAgtataaatgcaattttagaAGAGTGGAGaatgcttgactgtgagatacccgtagCACATTGTTGTATTAATCTTAACATCCATATGTATAATGATAATTAAAAACTCTCGTGAATTAATTGCTGCTAATTATTTTTACTCTTGAATTTTTAACATGTAGTATGAAAGTAAACATATGAAACacctttaattaaattaattaatatacaatgtttttttgtattatcttATAATACAATAGGGCATAGttctatataaatttcatgGGCTTCCTTGCCTTTTACATAATTTCTCTCTGTCTTTAGTTATTAAATCAACTTCTAACATAAGGATAGTGAGTACAAAAACacactacaaaatatatgcatgCAGTTTTGAgtgtgttttgcatttgtgaatgtgaatgagaTGTGTGAGCGGCGGAAGCCACCTTGACTCAATGACTACATTCAATGCCAAC encodes the following:
- the LOC133841906 gene encoding serine-threonine kinase receptor-associated protein, which gives rise to MAANNLRQIPLTCSGHTRPVVHLDFSDICDSGYFLISACKDGSPMLRHGDTGDWVGTFEGHKGAVWGVALNRSATLAASGAADFTGKVWNAVSGAEIHSFQHKHIVKSVAFDNSSENIVTGSNEKLVRVFNLEQPDAEPELYGGHAGAIKRALFCRDDKCIISAADDKTVRLWDRMTGIEVQRLQFQSNPNSLEISRDNHVLTITHGSTISFWEIDTLKKLKEVKVPTNVASASLHPDKHVFVCGGEDFKMYKFDYITGNEIESFKGHFGPVHSVKFSPDGELYASGSEDGTLRLWQTTVGKTYGLWKCTEPSELNNSLNSPREVPAN